Proteins from one Pleuronectes platessa chromosome 16, fPlePla1.1, whole genome shotgun sequence genomic window:
- the LOC128458348 gene encoding phosphoinositide-interacting protein-like, with product MLSTEVTTYTRYPSSQDREESEASTLLSPLQDGDSAPNQDAVAPFGWSLNCKAMVVISVGLLLFGSGTALSLLFFTQVGNVPYLLGPLFLSMGLMFLVTGLVWMSILKPSLQHRSFTTVN from the coding sequence ATGCTTTCCACAGAGGTCACCACATACACAAGATATCCTTCCTCTCAGGACAGGGAGGAGTCTGAAGCATCCACCCTACTCAGCCCTCTCCAGGACGGGGACTCAGCGCCCAATCAGGATGCTGTGGCTCCATTCGGATGGTCCCTCAACTGTAAGGCCATGGTAGTCATCAGTGTTGGCTTGCTGTTGTTTGGATCTGGCACAGCACTGTCCTTGCTCTTCTTCACCCAGGTGGGTAATGTCCCCTACCTGCTGGGACCCCTATTCCTCTCTATGGGTCTGATGTTCCTGGTCACTGGCCTGGTGTGGATGTCCATTCTAAAACCTAGCCTGCAGCACAGGTCTTTTACCACGGTCAACTAA
- the gspt1l gene encoding G1 to S phase transition 1, like: MDARDTAPDSWEQEEDVEATIERQLQEALTNLNVNAKPFVPNINAAEFVPTFTVKEHSENLDSAVAVEKISTMEVSESPAPLENGDSKMTIEERWDQKEAEPNDEEPGGVDRGPAVAATTEETAPEMTEEEEEMPVPKAPPTQPDAPKREHINVVFIGHVDAGKSTIGGQIMYLTGMVEKRTLEKYEREAKEKNRETWYLSWALDTNQEERDKGKTVEVGRAYFETDKKHFTILDAPGHKSFVPNMIGGASQADLAVLVISARKGEFETGFEKGGQTREHAMLAKTAGVKHLIVLVNKMDDPTVNWSLDRYEECKEKLVPFLKKVGFNPKKDIHFMPCSGLTGANLKEPTDMCSWYTGLPFIPHLDSLPLLKRSSDGPIRLPIVDKYKDMGTVILGKLESGCISKAQHLVMMPNRHVVEVLSLLSDDVETDDADPGENLKLRLKGIEEEEILPGFILCNAENLCHSGRTFDAQIVIIEHKSIICPGYNAVLHIHTCIEEVQITALICMVDKKSGEKSKTRPRFVKQDQVCIARLRTAGTICLETFKDFPQMGRFTLRDEGKTIAIGKVLKLVAERD; encoded by the exons ATGGACGCGAGAGACACTGCCCCTGATTCCTGGGAACAAGAGGAAGATGTGGAGGCCACGATCGAGAGACAACTTCAAGAAGCCCTCACAAATCTAAATGTGAATGCGAAACCGTTTGTGCCCAATATAAATGCCGCCGAATTTGTCCCAACATTCACCGTGAAAGAACACTCAGAAAATCTCGATTCCGCTG TTGCTGTGGAGAAAATATCCACCATGGAGGTGTCTGAAAGCCCTG CTCCATTGGAGAACGGTGACTCAAAGATGACCATAGAGGAGCGATGGGACCAAAAAGAGGCAGAGCCAAATGATGAAGAGCCAGGAGGCGTCGACCGGGGACCAGCAGTGGCAGCTACAACAGAGGAGACGGCTCCAGAGAtgacggaggaggaagaggaaatgcCAGTGCCCAAGGCTCCACCTACACAGCCAGATGCCCCCAAAAGGGAACACATCAATGTTGTATTCATCGGACACGTAG ATGCTGGCAAGTCCACCATTGGCGGACAAATCAT GTATCTAACAGGCATGGTAGAAAAGAGAACCTTAGAAAAGTACGAGAGAGAAGCCAAGGAAAAGAACCGAGAAACCTG GTATTTGTCCTGGGCTTTGGACACCAATCAAGAGGAGCGAGACAAAGGCAAGACAGTTGAGGTGGGCCGAGCATACTTTGAGACGGACAAAAAGCACTTTACTATCCTAGATGCTCCTGGCCACAAAAGCTTTGTGCCTAACATGATTGGAGGTGCATCACAAGCAGACCTGGCGGTTCTG GTGATCTCTGCCAGGAAAGGGGAGTTTGAAACTGGTTTTGAGAAAGGTGGCCAAACACGGGAGCATGCCATGCTGGCCAAAACGGCTGGCGTTAAGCACCTGATAGTTCTTGTGAATAAAATGGATGACCCTACAGTCAACTGGAGCCTTGACAG GTATGAAGAGTGTAAAGAGAAACTGGTGCCATTTTTGAAGAAGGTGGGCTTCAACCCTAAGAAAGACATTCACTTCATGCCATGCTCTGGGCTGACAGGAGCCAACCTGAAGGAGCCCACTGATATGTGCTCCTGGTACAC AGGTTTACCATTCATTCCACACTTGGACAGTTTGCCACTTTTGAAAAGATCCAGCGATGGCCCCATCAGATTGCCTATTGTAGACAAATACAAG GACATGGGCACAGTGATTCTGGGAAAACTAGAGTCAGGCTGCATCAGTAAAGCACAGCACCTGGTCATGATGCCAAACAGG CATGTTGTGGAGGTATTGAGTCTCCTGTCGGATGATGTGGAAACAGACGATGCTGATCCAGGGGAAAACCTCAAGTTGCGGCTGAAGGgtattgaggaggaggagattctGCCGGGCTTTATCCTATGTAATGCTGAGAACCTCTGCCACTCAGGGCGCACCTTTGATGCCCAG atCGTCATCATTGAACACAAATCCATCATCTGTCCGGGTTACAACGCAGTCCTTCACATTCACACTTGCATTGAAGAAGTGCAAATCACG GCCTTAATCTGTATGGTGGACAAGAAGTCAGGAGAGAAGAGTAAGACACGACCACGATTCGTCAAACAGGACCAGGTCTGCATTGCCCGTCTTCGCACAGCAGGAACCATATGCCTCGAGACCTTTAAAGACTTTCCCCAGATGGGACGGTTTACCTTACGGGACGAAG GTAAGACCATCGCCATCGGTAAGGTGTTGAAGCTGGTTGCTGAGCGGGACTGA